One Setaria italica strain Yugu1 chromosome II, Setaria_italica_v2.0, whole genome shotgun sequence DNA segment encodes these proteins:
- the LOC101758308 gene encoding putative aldehyde oxidase-like protein isoform X3 gives MSGFHASQCGFCTPGMCMSIFTSLINADKSKRPEPPKGFSKLKVSEAEKAFSGNLCRCTGYRPIVDACKSFASDVDLEDLGLNIFWKRSDKNPDASELPSYTLGGGVCTFPDFLKSEIKSSLDHLNVACIPASREGWYHPRSIKEYYELIDSCLCSDSVKMVVGNTSTGVPGYKDQDLYNKYIDIGGIPELSNIVKRESGFEIGAATTISRTIEILMQECESISSPNGSVVFRKLADHMSKVATPFVRNTASIGGNIILAQKYPFPSDIATILLGAGTTVCLQDVAGQRQITLEEFLEQPPLDSTTLLLSIFIPHWVSDYQAETSLLFETYRAAPRPLGNAVSYVNCAFLGLSSVDERSDTLVFSNLRLAFGAYGTEHAIRAKKVEKFLTGKSLTASVVLRAVQLLRETIVPMEGTSHPEYRVSAAVGFLFSFLSPLAKGIPEPGKALTSGSSDSADTDDVRNLPLSSRREKISNNDSKPVGEPIKKYAVELQASGEAVYVDDIPAPKNCLYGEFIYSTQPLAYVKSIKFKSSLASEKIIDVVSAKDIPSGGENIGSSFIWGDEPLFGDPIAEYAGQALGVVIAETQRYADMAAKQVIIEYDTKGLSPPILTVEQAVENSSYFSVPPEYYPKEVGDVMRGMAEADHKIPSTEVKFASEYYFYMETQTALAIPDEDNTLVVYSSSQCPELAQTVIARCLGIPFSNVRVITRRVGGGFGGKAFRSFQVATAAALCAYKLRRPVRMYLNRNTDMVMIGGRHPVKARYSVGFKSDGKITALHLDLLINAGISEDASPSIPRVIISSVKKYNWGALSFDFKLCKTNNSSKSIMRAPGDTQGSLIADAIIEHVASVLSLDANSVREKNFHTYDTLQLFYPDSAGEASTYTLHSIFDRLVSTSSYLDRAESIKMFNSSNKWRKRGISCVPLIFRAEPRAAPGRVSVLNDGSIVVEIGGIEIGQGLWTKVQQTTAFALGKLWPDGVEGFLERVRVLQADTLNLIQGGLTAGSTSSESSCAATLQVCNMLVDRLKPVLDRLQQQSEDVSWDTLISQASKENVNLSASAYWVPGQDSNKYLNYGAGISEVEIDLLTGAITLLRGDLVYDCGKSLNPAVDLGQIEGSFIQGIGFFIYEEYVTNSDGLMISNSTWDYKIPSVDIIPKQFNAEVLNTGYHKNRVLSSKASGEPALIAASSVHCALREAIRAARREFANSTGSGSSPLEFQMDVPAPMTLVKELCGFDIVDKYLESLSNYERAAGA, from the exons ATGTCCGGGTTTCATGCCTCTCAGTGTGGCTTCTGCACTCCTGGAATGTGCATGTCTATTTTCACCTCCCTTATCAATGCTGACAAATCCAAGAGGCCTGAACCACCAAAAGGGTTCTCAAAGCTAAAAGTATCAGAAGCAGAAAAGGCTTTCTCAGGCAACCTGTGTAGATGCACTGGTTACCGTCCAATTGTTGATGCCTGCAAAAGTTTTGCATCAGATGTTGACTTGGAGGATTTGGGTCTTAATATATTCTGGAAGAGAAGCGATAAGAATCCAGATGCTAGTGAATTGCCAAGTTACACTCTTGGTGGCGGAGTCTGCACTTTCCCAGATTTCCTAAAATCTGAGATAAAATCTTCCCTTGATCATTTGAATGTTGCTTGTATTCCCGCATCCAGGGAGGGCTGGTATCATCCGAGAAGTATCAAAGAGTACTATGAGCTAATAGATTCTTGTCTATGTAGTGACTCTGTCAAAATGGTTGTTGGGAATACTAGTACCGGTGTACCAGGATACAAGGATCAAGACCTCTACAATAAGTATATTGATATAGGTGGCATTCCAGAACTTTCAAATATTGTGAAAAGAGAGTCGGGCTTTGAAATTGGAGCAGCTACAACAATTTCTAGGACCATTGAGATACTGATGCAAGAATGTGAATCTATATCCTCTCCAAATGGCAGTGTGGTTTTCAGAAAACTTGCTGACCACATGAGTAAAGTTGCCACACCATTTGTCCGTAACACAGCTAGTATTGGAGGAAACATAATCTTGGCACAAAAATACCCATTTCCTTCAGACATTGCAACCATACTTCTCGGTGCTGGCACAACTGTTTGTCTTCAGGATGTTGCAGGACAAAGGCAAATTACTTTGGAAGAGTTCCTAGAGCAGCCTCCTTTGGATTCTACTACTTTACTACTGAGCATATTTATTCCTCATTGGGTTTCAGATTATCAGGCAGAAACAAGTTTGTTATTTGAAACTTACCGAGCAGCACCTCGTCCTCTTGGCAATGCTGTTTCATATGTAAATTGTGCTTTCTTAGGGCTTTCTTCTGTGGATGAACGATCAGACACTCTTGTATTTAGTAATCTGCGCTTGGCTTTTGGTGCATATGGAACAGAACATGCTATTAGAGCAAAGAAGGTGGAGAAATTCCTAACTGGTAAATCACTCACTGCATCGGTTGTGCTTAGAGCAGTTCAGTTACTCAGAGAAACAATTGTACCAATGGAGGGAACATCACATCCTGAATATAGAGTCAGTGCAGCTGTTGGATTTCTCTTCAGTTTCCTATCTCCGCTTGCCAAAGGTATCCCAGAGCCTGGAAAAGCCTTGACCAGTGGTTCATCCGATTCAGCAGATACAGATGATGTACGCAACCTGCCATTGTCATCACGTCGAGAAAAAATTTCCAACAACGATTCTAAACCAGTTGGTGAGCCGATTAAGAAGTATGCTGTTGAACTTCAAGCTTCTG GCGAGGCAgtttatgtggatgacattcCCGCTCCAAAGAATTGCCTCTATGGGGAATTTATTTACAGCACACAACCTCTTGCTTATGTCAAGAGTATTAAATTCAAATCGTCTTTAGCATCAGAGAAGATAATTGATGTTGTTTCTGCGAAGGATATTCCAAGTGGAGGAGAAAATATTGGATCAAGCTTCATATGGGGGGATGAGCCATTGTTTGGCGATCCAATTGCTGAGTATGCTGGACAAGCTCTTGGCGTTGTG ATTGCAGAAACACAGAGGTACGCTGACATGGCAGCCAAGCAGGTTATTATTGAATATGACACAAAAGGTTTGAGTCCACCGATCTTAACTGTGGAACAAGCAGTGGAAAACAGTAGCTATTTCAGTGTTCCCCCAGAATATTATCCTAAAGAAGTTGGTGATGTGATGAGGGGCATGGCAGAAGCTGATCACAAGATCCCATCAACAGAA GTAAAATTTGCCTCTGAGTACTACTTCTACATGGAAACACAGACAGCACTAGCAATTCCGGATGAGGATAACACCTTGGTAGTCTACAGTTCGTCACAGTGCCCTGAGCTTGCGCAAACTGTCATAGCAAGGTGCCTGGGCATTCCATTCAGTAATGTGCGTGTCATTACAAGAAGAGTTGGAGGAGGCTTTGGAGGAAAGGCATTCAGATCATTCCAA GTTGCAACGGCAGCGGCACTTTGTGCATACAAGCTACGACGTCCTGTACGGATGTACCTTAATCGCAACACCGATATGGTTATGATTGGTGGTCGGCACCCTGTGAAAGCTCGCTATTCTGTTGGATTTAAATCTGATGGGAAAATTACGGCATTGCATCTAGATTTATTAATTAATGCTGGGATATCTGAAGATGCAAGCCCCAGTATACCACGCGTTATTATATCTAGTGTCAAGAAATACAACTGGGGTGCTCTGTCATTTGACTTCAAGCTATGCAAGACAAATAATTCATCTAAATCTATAATGCGTGCTCCAGGAGATACACAAGGTTCTCTGATTGCTGATGCTATAATTGAACATGTCGCGTCTGTGCTTTCACTTGATGCTAACAGTGTGAGGGAAAAGAATTTTCACACCTATGATACTCTTCAGTTGTTCTACCCAGACAGTGCAGGCGAAGCTTCTACATACACATTACATTCTATTTTTGATAGGTTGGTCTCCACTTCAAGCTACCTCGATCGAGCTGAATCCATAAAGATGTTTAACAGTAGCAACAAGTGGCGGAAACGGGGCATCTCTTGTGTGCCCCTCATTTTTAGAGCTGAACCAAGGGCAGCTCCAGGACGGGTTTCTGTGCTCAATGATGGCTCCATAGTGGTGGAGATTGGAGGAATTGAAATTGGCCAAGGACTGTGGACAAAAGTACAGCAGACGACGGCTTTCGCTCTGGGAAAATTATGGCCAGATGGGGTTGAAGGTTTTCTTGAGAGAGTGCGTGTCCTACAGGCTGACACCTTGAACTTAATACAAGGCGGACTTACTGCTGGTAGCACTTCATCTGAATCTAGCTGTGCAGCAACCCTTCAGGTGTGCAATATGCTGGTTGACAGGTTGAAGCCAGTCCTGGATAGGCTGCAGCAGCAATCCGAAGATGTCTCATGGGATACTTTGATTTCTCAG GCCTCGAAAGAAAATGTTAATTTATCTGCGAGTGCATACTGGGTACCTGGCCAAGATTCTAATAAGTACCTGAACTATGGAGCTGGTATAAGTGAG GTGGAGATTGATCTTCTTACAGGAGCAATTACTTTACTAAGGGGCGATCTTGTGTATGACTGTGGGAAGAGCTTGAACCCTGCAGTGGACTTAGGCCAG ATTGAAGGTTCCTTTATACAGGGAATCGGCTTCTTCATATATGAAGAATATGTTACGAACAGTGACGGCTTGATGATTAGCAACAGCACATGGGACTACAAGATCCCAAGCGTCGACATAATCCCAAAGCAGTTTAATGCCGAGGTTCTGAACACTGGATATCATAAGAACCGTGTGCTTTCTTCAAAAG CTTCTGGTGAACCTGCCTTGATTGCTGCCTCATCGGTTCATTGTGCACTGAGGGAAGCTATCAGAGCAGCGAGAAGGGAGTTTGCAAACAGCACTGGATCCGGAAGCTCACCTCTGGAATTCCAGATGGATGTCCCTGCGCCAATGACACTGGTGAAAGAACTATGTGGTTTCGATATTGTGGATAAATACTTGGAAAGTCTATCTAATTATGAGCGTGCAGCTGGGGCATAA